One genomic window of Eleginops maclovinus isolate JMC-PN-2008 ecotype Puerto Natales chromosome 12, JC_Emac_rtc_rv5, whole genome shotgun sequence includes the following:
- the slc20a2 gene encoding sodium-dependent phosphate transporter 2 isoform X2, producing MDLEPYLWMVILGFIIAFVLAFSVGANDVANSFGTAVGSGVVTLKQACILASIFETLGSMLLGAKVGETIRKGIIDVSLYNETVPTLMAGEVSAMVGSAVWQLIASFLKLPISGTHCIVGATIGFSMVAIGTKGVQWMQLVKIVSSWFISPLLSGLMSGLLFLLIRHFILNKDDSVPNGLRALPLFYASTIGINTFSILYTGAPVLGLEMLPVWSIFLITLAESLICGAVVWFFVCPWMRRKIASRLKKEQALSRISDESLDKIPEEEEESPVFKELPGAKGTDEAVLPLTGGSSDRCTRESSGELNNLTNGGNVLPNGRVYGRTNSMTNGCLKSPISNGSFTFDGHMRSDGQVYHTVHKDSGLYKDLLHKIHVGRMDESDRSGSNAGPADNNYRLLRRNNSYTCYTAAICGMPVQPLIRSESRDDSEKLVGEGGGRSNSVSYTKKRIRYDSYSSYCNAVAEAEIEAEEGGVEMKLATDLEGVDEDGAPAPVPLDDLAEEEEKDKPEVFLLFHFLQILTACFGSFAHGGNDVSNAIGPLVALWMIYDQGGVMQDAATPLWLLFYGGIGICAGLWVWGRRVIQTMGKDLTPITPSSGFCIEVMSALTVLVASNVGIPISSTHCKVGSVVAVGWIRSKKAVDWRLFRNIFLAWFVTVPVAGLFSAAVMALFVYGILPYV from the exons ATGGATCTAGAGCCGTATCTGTGGATGGTGATCCTTGGCTTCATCATTGCCTTCGTTCTTGCCTTTTCGGTGGGCGCCAATGATGTGGCCAACTCTTTTGGCACAGCAGTGGGATCCGGCGTGGTCACATTGAAGCAGGCCTGCATCCTGGCGTCTATTTTTGAGACCCTTGGCTCAATGCTGCTGGGGGCCAAAGTGGGTGAGACGATTCGAAAGGGCATCATAGACGTCTCCCTTTACAACGAGACGGTGCCCACACTCATGGCAGGGGAGGTCAGCGCCATGGTCG GGTCGGCCGTCTGGCAGCTGATCGCGTCCTTCCTCAAACTGCCCATCTCTGGGACTCACTGCATTGTTGGTGCCACCATCGGCTTCTCCATGGTCGCCATTGGCACCAAGGGCGTACAGTGGATGCAGCTTGTCAAGATTG tGTCATCGTGGTTCATATCGCCTCTGCTCTCTGGACTCATGTCTGGACTCCTCTTCTTGCTCATCAGACACTTCATCCTCAATAAG GACGATTCCGTCCCTAATGGCCTGCGAGCGCTGCCCCTCTTCTATGCGTCCACTATTGGGATCAACACTTTCTCCATCTTGTACACTGGAGCTCCAG TGCTCGGGTTAGAGATGCTCCCGGTGTGGTCCATTTTTCTAATTACTTTAGCTGAGTCGCTCATCTGTGGAGCTGTGGTCTGGTTTTTCGTCTGTCCCTGGATGAGGAGGAAAATAGCAA GTCGTCTCAAGAAGGAGCAGGCTCTATCACGGATCTCTGATGAGAGTCTGGACAAGATCccggaagaggaggaggagagcccCGTCTTTAAGGAGCTCCCAGGGGCCAAGGGCACAGACGAGGCCGTGCTGCCGCTCACCGGGGGCAGCAGTGACCGGTGCACCAGAGAGTCCAGCGGGGAGCTCAACAACCTCACTAATGGAGGCAATGTCCTGCCAAACGGCAGGGTGTACG GCCGGACCAACTCAATGACCAACGGCTGCCTGAAGTCCCCCATCTCTAACGGCAGCTTCACCTTCGATGGCCACATGCGCAGCGATGGCCAGGTTTACCACACAGTGCACAAGGACTCGGGCCTGTACAAAGACCTTCTCCACAAAATCCACGTGGGCCGCATGGACGAAAGCGACCGCTCTGGCTCCAACGCCGGCCCAGCAGACAACAACTACCGCCTGCTGCGGCGCAACAACAGCTACACCTGCTACACCGCAGCTATCTGCGGCATGCCCGTCCAGCCACTCATTCGCTCAGAGTCACGCGACGACAGCGAGAAATTGGTGGGAGAGGGAGGCGGCAGGAGCAACAGCGTGTCCTACACCAAAAAGAGGATACGCTACGATAGCTACTCGTCCTACTGTAACGCTGTGGCCGAGGCTGAGATTGAGGCAGAGGAAGGTGGTGTGGAGATGAAGCTGGCCACAGACCTGGAAGGAGTGGATGAAGACGGGGCTCCTGCTCCGGTACCTCTGGATGACctggctgaggaggaggagaaggacaaGCCTGAGGTGTTCCTGCTTTTCCACTTCCTGCAGATCCTCACCGCTTGCTTCGGCTCTTTTGCCCACGGAGGCAACGATGTCAG TAATGCCATCGGACCCCTGGTGGCGCTGTGGATGATCTATGACCAGGGCGGTGTGATGCAGGATGCTGCCACTCCCCTCTGGCTGCTGTTTTACGGCGGTATAGGCATCTGTGCCGGCCTGTGGGTATGGGGCCGTCGCGTCATCCAGACTATGGGAAAAGACCTGACTCCCATCACCCCGTCAAG CGGATTTTGCATTGAAGTAATGAGTGCGCTAACAGTGCTTGTTGCATCAAATGTGGGCATCCCAATAAGCTCCACCCACTGCAAG GTGGGCTCAGTCGTAGCCGTTGGTTGGATCCGCTCCAAGAAAGCGGTGGACTGGCGCCTCTTCAGGAACATCTTTCTGGCGTGGTTCGTCACCGTGCCCGTGGCCGGCCTGTTCAGCGCCGCCGTCATGGCCCTGTTCGTCTACGGCATCTTGCCCTACGTCTGA
- the slc20a2 gene encoding sodium-dependent phosphate transporter 2 isoform X1, whose product MDLEPYLWMVILGFIIAFVLAFSVGANDVANSFGTAVGSGVVTLKQACILASIFETLGSMLLGAKVGETIRKGIIDVSLYNETVPTLMAGEVSAMVGSAVWQLIASFLKLPISGTHCIVGATIGFSMVAIGTKGVQWMQLVKIVSSWFISPLLSGLMSGLLFLLIRHFILNKDDSVPNGLRALPLFYASTIGINTFSILYTGAPVLGLEMLPVWSIFLITLAESLICGAVVWFFVCPWMRRKIASRLKKEQALSRISDESLDKIPEEEEESPVFKELPGAKGTDEAVLPLTGGSSDRCTRESSGELNNLTNGGNVLPNGRVYGRTNSMTNGCLKSPISNGSFTFDGHMRSDGQVYHTVHKDSGLYKDLLHKIHVGRMDESDRSGSNAGPADNNYRLLRRNNSYTCYTAAICGMPVQPLIRSESRDDSEKLVGEGGGRSNSVSYTKKRIRYDSYSSYCNAVAEAEIEAEEGGVEMKLATDLEGVDEDGAPAPVPLDDLAEEEEKDKPEVFLLFHFLQILTACFGSFAHGGNDVSNAIGPLVALWMIYDQGGVMQDAATPLWLLFYGGIGICAGLWVWGRRVIQTMGKDLTPITPSSGFTIELASALTVVFASNIGIPVSTTHCKVGSVVAVGWIRSKKAVDWRLFRNIFLAWFVTVPVAGLFSAAVMALFVYGILPYV is encoded by the exons ATGGATCTAGAGCCGTATCTGTGGATGGTGATCCTTGGCTTCATCATTGCCTTCGTTCTTGCCTTTTCGGTGGGCGCCAATGATGTGGCCAACTCTTTTGGCACAGCAGTGGGATCCGGCGTGGTCACATTGAAGCAGGCCTGCATCCTGGCGTCTATTTTTGAGACCCTTGGCTCAATGCTGCTGGGGGCCAAAGTGGGTGAGACGATTCGAAAGGGCATCATAGACGTCTCCCTTTACAACGAGACGGTGCCCACACTCATGGCAGGGGAGGTCAGCGCCATGGTCG GGTCGGCCGTCTGGCAGCTGATCGCGTCCTTCCTCAAACTGCCCATCTCTGGGACTCACTGCATTGTTGGTGCCACCATCGGCTTCTCCATGGTCGCCATTGGCACCAAGGGCGTACAGTGGATGCAGCTTGTCAAGATTG tGTCATCGTGGTTCATATCGCCTCTGCTCTCTGGACTCATGTCTGGACTCCTCTTCTTGCTCATCAGACACTTCATCCTCAATAAG GACGATTCCGTCCCTAATGGCCTGCGAGCGCTGCCCCTCTTCTATGCGTCCACTATTGGGATCAACACTTTCTCCATCTTGTACACTGGAGCTCCAG TGCTCGGGTTAGAGATGCTCCCGGTGTGGTCCATTTTTCTAATTACTTTAGCTGAGTCGCTCATCTGTGGAGCTGTGGTCTGGTTTTTCGTCTGTCCCTGGATGAGGAGGAAAATAGCAA GTCGTCTCAAGAAGGAGCAGGCTCTATCACGGATCTCTGATGAGAGTCTGGACAAGATCccggaagaggaggaggagagcccCGTCTTTAAGGAGCTCCCAGGGGCCAAGGGCACAGACGAGGCCGTGCTGCCGCTCACCGGGGGCAGCAGTGACCGGTGCACCAGAGAGTCCAGCGGGGAGCTCAACAACCTCACTAATGGAGGCAATGTCCTGCCAAACGGCAGGGTGTACG GCCGGACCAACTCAATGACCAACGGCTGCCTGAAGTCCCCCATCTCTAACGGCAGCTTCACCTTCGATGGCCACATGCGCAGCGATGGCCAGGTTTACCACACAGTGCACAAGGACTCGGGCCTGTACAAAGACCTTCTCCACAAAATCCACGTGGGCCGCATGGACGAAAGCGACCGCTCTGGCTCCAACGCCGGCCCAGCAGACAACAACTACCGCCTGCTGCGGCGCAACAACAGCTACACCTGCTACACCGCAGCTATCTGCGGCATGCCCGTCCAGCCACTCATTCGCTCAGAGTCACGCGACGACAGCGAGAAATTGGTGGGAGAGGGAGGCGGCAGGAGCAACAGCGTGTCCTACACCAAAAAGAGGATACGCTACGATAGCTACTCGTCCTACTGTAACGCTGTGGCCGAGGCTGAGATTGAGGCAGAGGAAGGTGGTGTGGAGATGAAGCTGGCCACAGACCTGGAAGGAGTGGATGAAGACGGGGCTCCTGCTCCGGTACCTCTGGATGACctggctgaggaggaggagaaggacaaGCCTGAGGTGTTCCTGCTTTTCCACTTCCTGCAGATCCTCACCGCTTGCTTCGGCTCTTTTGCCCACGGAGGCAACGATGTCAG TAATGCCATCGGACCCCTGGTGGCGCTGTGGATGATCTATGACCAGGGCGGTGTGATGCAGGATGCTGCCACTCCCCTCTGGCTGCTGTTTTACGGCGGTATAGGCATCTGTGCCGGCCTGTGGGTATGGGGCCGTCGCGTCATCCAGACTATGGGAAAAGACCTGACTCCCATCACCCCGTCAAG TGGATTCACTATTGAACTGGCTTCTGCACTCACAGTCGTGTTTGCTTCCAATATCGGAATCCCTGTCAGTACCACGCACTGCAAG GTGGGCTCAGTCGTAGCCGTTGGTTGGATCCGCTCCAAGAAAGCGGTGGACTGGCGCCTCTTCAGGAACATCTTTCTGGCGTGGTTCGTCACCGTGCCCGTGGCCGGCCTGTTCAGCGCCGCCGTCATGGCCCTGTTCGTCTACGGCATCTTGCCCTACGTCTGA